A section of the Paramisgurnus dabryanus chromosome 4, PD_genome_1.1, whole genome shotgun sequence genome encodes:
- the LOC135785941 gene encoding lectin-like: MYKRGTKSVCFLLLALLWDSGYVLTIKRGDTAAHVNLTASCCPPKRCNVDGFNDWFKVDKYCVKYFRRPLNFTDAEKSCRRTVPGGHLVSVHNFRANNELLSIVKMKNPSNLRMWLGGYELFQSGKFLWTDGSFWDYSVWTPGEPINLYSSVEECVEMNWKVIGKWNDHGCNNKKGYICAFKHWGIIDE, translated from the exons ATG TATAAAAGAGGAACCAAATCTGTTTGCTTTTTGCTGTTGGCACTTCTTTGGGACAGTGGTTACGTCTTAACTATAAAAAGag GCGATACTGCAGCCCATGTGAATCTCACGGCATCTTGTTGTCCACCCAAACGATGTAACGTGGATGGCTTTAATGATTGGTTCAAAGTGGACAAGTACTGTGTCAAATACTTCAGGAGACCTCTAAACTTCACTGATGCAGAG AAAAGCTGTAGAAGAACAGTTCCTGGTGGACACCTGGTGTCAGTGCACAATTTCAGGGCTAATAATGAATTGCTCTCCATTGTGAAGATGAAGAACCCAAGCAACTTGCGCATGTGGCTCGGGGGATATGAATTATTTCAG TCTGGTAAATTTCTTTGGACGGATGGTTCCTTCTGGGACTATAGTGTTTGGACACCCGGTGAGCCCATAAACCTCTACTCCAGCGTAGAAGAATGTGTGGAGATGAACTGGAAAG ttattggCAAATGGAATGATCACGGTTGTAACAATAAAAAAGGCTACATATGTGCCTTCAAACACTGGGGCATCATTGATGAGTAG
- the p2rx3b gene encoding P2X purinoceptor 3b — MRKTCAGKMWSCITDFFTYETTKSVVVKSWTIGIINRVVQLLIITYFVGWVFLYEKAYQVRDTAIESSVMTKVKGFGEYNNRIMDTADYVTPTQGASVFCIITKLITTENQIQGHCPESEMKFKCETDETCMKLKSKPSSNGLLTGRCVNFSATQKTCEIKGWCPAEIDDVQPDPMMEVENFTIFIKNSIRFPRFNFTKGNFLPSINSSYIKQCNFDVERNMYCPIFKVGDVIRFAQQDFTTLAKKGGVIGIKIAWLCDLDKKDDECKPHYSFTRLDAMSEKSTVSPGYNFRYAKYFKMENGTEYRTLLKAYAIRFDVLVNGDAGKFDMIPTLINMVAAFTSVGVGTVLCDIILLNFLKGADQYKAKKFEEVSDSSIENSNSLYRSRDQSQLSVKPDEKFSNDSGAFSIGQYG; from the exons ATGCGGAAG ACGTGTGCTGGAAAGATGTGGAGCTGTATAACAGATTTCTTTACGTATGAGACGACCAAGTCTGTGGTTGTAAAGAGCTGGACCATAGGCATCATCAATCGTGTTGTCCAGCTCCTCATCATCACATACTTCGTTGG CTGGGTGTTTCTGTATGAGAAGGCATATCAAGTGCGAGATACAGCCATCGAGTCATCAGTGATGACTAAAGTGAAAGGTTTTGGAGAATATAATAACCGGATCATGGACACAGCAGATTATGTGACACCTACTCAA GGGGCGTCAGTATTCTGCATAATTACGAAGCTCATCACAACAGAGAACCAAATACAGGGACATTGTCCTGAG AGTGAAATGAAATTCAAATGTGAAACTGATGAGACCTGTATGAAGCTGAAGTCAAAACCTTCTAGCAATG GCTTGCTGACTGGACGATGTGTAAACTTCAGTGCTACACAGAAAACCTGTGAAATCAAAGGATGGTGTCCCGCAGAGATCGATGACGTTCAACC GGACCCCATGATGGAGGTGGAGAACTTCACCATTTTCATCAAGAACAGCATTCGGTTCCCCCGTTTCAACTTCACAAA GGGAAACTTTTTGCCATCCATCAATAGTTCCTACATAAAGCAGTGTAACTTTGACGTTGAGAGGAACATGTATTGTCCCATATTCAAAGTGGGAGATGTGATTCGGTTTGCCCAGCAAGACTTCACCACTCTTGCTAAAAAA GGGGGAGTAATAGGAATAAAAATAGCGTGGTTATGCGATTTAGATAAGAAAGATGATGAGTGCAAACCTCACTATTCATTCACTCGCCTGGATGCCATGTCAGAAAAGTCCACTGTCTCGCCTGGATACAACTTTAG GTATGCCAAGTATTTTAAAATGGAGAATGGGACTGAGTATCGCACTTTGCTGAAAGCTTATGCTATTCGCTTCGATGTGCTGGTTAATGGAGAC GCAGGAAAATTTGACATGATCCCAACTCTAATCAACATGGTCGCAGCCTTTACTTCTGTGGGTGTG GGCACAGTGCTTTGTGACATCATTCTACTGAACTTCCTGAAAGGAGCAGATCAGTACAAAGCTAAGAAATTTGAAGag GTATCAGATTCAAGTATTGAGAATTCGAACTCATTATACAGGAGCAGAGACCAAAGCCAGCTATCAGTCAAACCTGATGAGAAGTTCTCAAATGATTCTGGAGCGTTTTCCATTGGACAATATGGTTAA